The following proteins are encoded in a genomic region of Ovis canadensis isolate MfBH-ARS-UI-01 breed Bighorn chromosome 12, ARS-UI_OviCan_v2, whole genome shotgun sequence:
- the C4BPB gene encoding C4b-binding protein beta chain isoform X3: MDEREGNTCFKRGLKNFERCLTQENDERAIVGHCPDPLLVTDEFSSLVPVNVNDTFMFKCNEHCILKGSNWSQCRENHTWVTHSPVCKSRDCGPPETPTHGYFEGRDFKSGSTITYYCEARYHLVGTQHQQCIDGEWTSAPPICELIQEAPKPAELVLEKALLAFQESKELCKAIKKFTQRLKKSDLTMEKVKYFLERKKAKLKAKMLPLSRLGNRNTPMNKIFSWF, from the exons GATGAAAGGGAAGGAAACACTTGCTTTAAACGTGGGCTCAAGAATTTTGAACGATGCTTAACACAAGAGAATGATGAACGTGCTATTG TGGGCCACTGTCCTGACCCCTTGCTGGTAACTGATGAATTCAGTTCCTTGGTGCCTGTGAACGTGAATGACACTTTCATGTTTAAATGCAATGAGCATTGCATCCTCAAGGGCAGCAATTGGAGCCAGTGCCGAGAAAACCACACTTGGGTGACTCACTCTCCTGTCTGCAAAAGCA GAGACTGTGGCCCTCCTGAGACTCCAACTCATGGCTATTTTGAAGGAAGAGATTTTAAGTCAGGATCTACCATCACTTATTACTGTGAAGCAAG GTACCACCTGGTGGGCACACAGCACCAACAGTGCATTGATGGGGAGTGGACCAGTGCCCCTCCCATCTGTGAGTTGATCCAAGAAGCTCCCAAACCTGCCGAgttagtgttggagaaggcactT CTTGCCTTTCAGGAGAGTAAGGAACTTTGCAAAGCCATAAAGAAATTTACACAAAGATTAAAGAAAAGTGACTTGACAATggagaaagtaaaatattttctggaaagaaagaaggcTAAATTGAAGGCAAAAATGTTGCCCTTGAGCAGACTGGGTAATAGAAATACTCCCATGAATAAAATTTTCTCTTGGTTCTGA
- the C4BPB gene encoding C4b-binding protein beta chain isoform X2, with product MRGTPDEREGNTCFKRGLKNFERCLTQENDERAIVGHCPDPLLVTDEFSSLVPVNVNDTFMFKCNEHCILKGSNWSQCRENHTWVTHSPVCKSRDCGPPETPTHGYFEGRDFKSGSTITYYCEARYHLVGTQHQQCIDGEWTSAPPICELIQEAPKPAELVLEKALLAFQESKELCKAIKKFTQRLKKSDLTMEKVKYFLERKKAKLKAKMLPLSRLGNRNTPMNKIFSWF from the exons GATGAAAGGGAAGGAAACACTTGCTTTAAACGTGGGCTCAAGAATTTTGAACGATGCTTAACACAAGAGAATGATGAACGTGCTATTG TGGGCCACTGTCCTGACCCCTTGCTGGTAACTGATGAATTCAGTTCCTTGGTGCCTGTGAACGTGAATGACACTTTCATGTTTAAATGCAATGAGCATTGCATCCTCAAGGGCAGCAATTGGAGCCAGTGCCGAGAAAACCACACTTGGGTGACTCACTCTCCTGTCTGCAAAAGCA GAGACTGTGGCCCTCCTGAGACTCCAACTCATGGCTATTTTGAAGGAAGAGATTTTAAGTCAGGATCTACCATCACTTATTACTGTGAAGCAAG GTACCACCTGGTGGGCACACAGCACCAACAGTGCATTGATGGGGAGTGGACCAGTGCCCCTCCCATCTGTGAGTTGATCCAAGAAGCTCCCAAACCTGCCGAgttagtgttggagaaggcactT CTTGCCTTTCAGGAGAGTAAGGAACTTTGCAAAGCCATAAAGAAATTTACACAAAGATTAAAGAAAAGTGACTTGACAATggagaaagtaaaatattttctggaaagaaagaaggcTAAATTGAAGGCAAAAATGTTGCCCTTGAGCAGACTGGGTAATAGAAATACTCCCATGAATAAAATTTTCTCTTGGTTCTGA
- the C4BPB gene encoding C4b-binding protein beta chain isoform X1: MPSLLSAADEREGNTCFKRGLKNFERCLTQENDERAIVGHCPDPLLVTDEFSSLVPVNVNDTFMFKCNEHCILKGSNWSQCRENHTWVTHSPVCKSRDCGPPETPTHGYFEGRDFKSGSTITYYCEARYHLVGTQHQQCIDGEWTSAPPICELIQEAPKPAELVLEKALLAFQESKELCKAIKKFTQRLKKSDLTMEKVKYFLERKKAKLKAKMLPLSRLGNRNTPMNKIFSWF, translated from the exons GATGAAAGGGAAGGAAACACTTGCTTTAAACGTGGGCTCAAGAATTTTGAACGATGCTTAACACAAGAGAATGATGAACGTGCTATTG TGGGCCACTGTCCTGACCCCTTGCTGGTAACTGATGAATTCAGTTCCTTGGTGCCTGTGAACGTGAATGACACTTTCATGTTTAAATGCAATGAGCATTGCATCCTCAAGGGCAGCAATTGGAGCCAGTGCCGAGAAAACCACACTTGGGTGACTCACTCTCCTGTCTGCAAAAGCA GAGACTGTGGCCCTCCTGAGACTCCAACTCATGGCTATTTTGAAGGAAGAGATTTTAAGTCAGGATCTACCATCACTTATTACTGTGAAGCAAG GTACCACCTGGTGGGCACACAGCACCAACAGTGCATTGATGGGGAGTGGACCAGTGCCCCTCCCATCTGTGAGTTGATCCAAGAAGCTCCCAAACCTGCCGAgttagtgttggagaaggcactT CTTGCCTTTCAGGAGAGTAAGGAACTTTGCAAAGCCATAAAGAAATTTACACAAAGATTAAAGAAAAGTGACTTGACAATggagaaagtaaaatattttctggaaagaaagaaggcTAAATTGAAGGCAAAAATGTTGCCCTTGAGCAGACTGGGTAATAGAAATACTCCCATGAATAAAATTTTCTCTTGGTTCTGA
- the C4BPB gene encoding C4b-binding protein beta chain isoform X4, producing the protein MFFWLMCYLVDVWLISASDVGHCPDPLLVTDEFSSLVPVNVNDTFMFKCNEHCILKGSNWSQCRENHTWVTHSPVCKSRDCGPPETPTHGYFEGRDFKSGSTITYYCEARYHLVGTQHQQCIDGEWTSAPPICELIQEAPKPAELVLEKALLAFQESKELCKAIKKFTQRLKKSDLTMEKVKYFLERKKAKLKAKMLPLSRLGNRNTPMNKIFSWF; encoded by the exons TGGGCCACTGTCCTGACCCCTTGCTGGTAACTGATGAATTCAGTTCCTTGGTGCCTGTGAACGTGAATGACACTTTCATGTTTAAATGCAATGAGCATTGCATCCTCAAGGGCAGCAATTGGAGCCAGTGCCGAGAAAACCACACTTGGGTGACTCACTCTCCTGTCTGCAAAAGCA GAGACTGTGGCCCTCCTGAGACTCCAACTCATGGCTATTTTGAAGGAAGAGATTTTAAGTCAGGATCTACCATCACTTATTACTGTGAAGCAAG GTACCACCTGGTGGGCACACAGCACCAACAGTGCATTGATGGGGAGTGGACCAGTGCCCCTCCCATCTGTGAGTTGATCCAAGAAGCTCCCAAACCTGCCGAgttagtgttggagaaggcactT CTTGCCTTTCAGGAGAGTAAGGAACTTTGCAAAGCCATAAAGAAATTTACACAAAGATTAAAGAAAAGTGACTTGACAATggagaaagtaaaatattttctggaaagaaagaaggcTAAATTGAAGGCAAAAATGTTGCCCTTGAGCAGACTGGGTAATAGAAATACTCCCATGAATAAAATTTTCTCTTGGTTCTGA
- the C4BPB gene encoding C4b-binding protein beta chain isoform X5 — protein MRGTPGWNALTPECCLGHCPDPLLVTDEFSSLVPVNVNDTFMFKCNEHCILKGSNWSQCRENHTWVTHSPVCKSRDCGPPETPTHGYFEGRDFKSGSTITYYCEARYHLVGTQHQQCIDGEWTSAPPICELIQEAPKPAELVLEKALLAFQESKELCKAIKKFTQRLKKSDLTMEKVKYFLERKKAKLKAKMLPLSRLGNRNTPMNKIFSWF, from the exons TGGGCCACTGTCCTGACCCCTTGCTGGTAACTGATGAATTCAGTTCCTTGGTGCCTGTGAACGTGAATGACACTTTCATGTTTAAATGCAATGAGCATTGCATCCTCAAGGGCAGCAATTGGAGCCAGTGCCGAGAAAACCACACTTGGGTGACTCACTCTCCTGTCTGCAAAAGCA GAGACTGTGGCCCTCCTGAGACTCCAACTCATGGCTATTTTGAAGGAAGAGATTTTAAGTCAGGATCTACCATCACTTATTACTGTGAAGCAAG GTACCACCTGGTGGGCACACAGCACCAACAGTGCATTGATGGGGAGTGGACCAGTGCCCCTCCCATCTGTGAGTTGATCCAAGAAGCTCCCAAACCTGCCGAgttagtgttggagaaggcactT CTTGCCTTTCAGGAGAGTAAGGAACTTTGCAAAGCCATAAAGAAATTTACACAAAGATTAAAGAAAAGTGACTTGACAATggagaaagtaaaatattttctggaaagaaagaaggcTAAATTGAAGGCAAAAATGTTGCCCTTGAGCAGACTGGGTAATAGAAATACTCCCATGAATAAAATTTTCTCTTGGTTCTGA